Proteins co-encoded in one Malus sylvestris chromosome 7, drMalSylv7.2, whole genome shotgun sequence genomic window:
- the LOC126628728 gene encoding uncharacterized protein LOC126628728 isoform X1: MGLSMSFMGLGGGLPTGRMLNFLMATLYDQFIKKDIQNFEEFQFAILDIFNTFNSSLPGKHYEVPLRKEIEDMFIRWENAKVQDRRNIFIQFMKDNVRLSKVDNATVITGVVTPPVAMAAKRAGESVPQLKMIKAIPDVFFVPSATVLALISVKISRRIFTAKKASSTHSEPDIQMKTETIGEARAPETIGEARAPQGGAPTPLVIGNSHEEREIRPSNLHRTPSVIGTSHGEQEIRPSNPNRRWCLTKCQNEDCIYCARPCIFES, from the exons ATGGGACTGTCTATGAGTTTCATGGGATTGGGAGGAG GGCTGCCAACCGGCCGGATGCTAAACTTTTTAATGGCAACGCTGTACGATCAGTTCATCAAGAAAGATATCCAAAATTTTGAGGAATTCCAGTTCGCCATTCTCGATATTTTCAA CACTTTTAATTCTTCTCTGCCCGGTAAACACTACGAAGTGCCGTTGCGCAAGGAAATCGAG GATATGTTCATACGTTGGGAAAATGCCAAAGTGCAAGACAGGAGGAACATCTTCATCCAATTTATGAAGGACAATGTAAGGCTAAGCAAGGTCGATAACGCTACCGTGATAACAGGAGTTGTAACGCCACCGGTAGCCATGGCTGCTAAAAGAGCAGGGGAGAGTGTGCCCCAGCTGAAAATGATCAAGGCCATTCCTGACGTCTTTTTCGTGCCATCAGCAACAGTGTTGGCTCTCATTTCTGTTAAGATTTCCAGAAGAATTTTCACGGCAAAAAAAGCATCTTCGACACACTCCGAACCGGATATCCAGATGAAGACCGAAACCATTGGCGAAGCCAGAGCACCCGAAACCATTGGCGAAGCCAGAGCACCGCAAGGAGGTGCGCCCACACCTTTGGTCATCGGAAATTCCCATGAGGAGCGAGAAATACGCCCCTCTAACCTGCACAGAACACCTTCGGTCATCGGAACTTCCCATGGGGAGCAAGAAATACGCCCCTCCAACCCGAACAGAAGGTGGTGTTTGACGAAATGCCAAAATGAAGACTGCATCTACTGCGCACGACCTTGTATCTTTGAATCATGA